The Metabacillus litoralis genome contains a region encoding:
- the aroC gene encoding chorismate synthase — MRYLTAGESHGPQLTAIVEGVPSGLNLTAEAINIDLARRQKGYGRGRRMQIEKDQVQILGGVRHGKALGSPISLVVENKDWKHWTKIMGAEPITPEEEQEVKRQITRPRPGHADLIGAMKYGHRDMRNVLERSSARETTVRVAVGSLAKQILAELGIKVVGHVLEIGGVRAENKEYQDIDDLLAVTEESPVRCYDREAETKMMEAIDNAKENGDSIGGIVEVVVEGLPAGIGSYVHYDRKLDSKIAGAIVSINAFKGVEFGIGFEAARKFGSQVHDEILWNEEEGYTRRTNRLGGFEGGMTTGMPVVVRGVMKPIPTLYKPLQSVDIDTKEPFTASIERSDSCAVPAASVVAEAVVAWEIANAIVEQFGLDRMDLIKENVEEMRKYSRDF, encoded by the coding sequence ATGAGATATTTAACAGCTGGAGAATCTCACGGGCCACAATTAACTGCAATAGTCGAAGGTGTTCCATCAGGTTTAAATTTAACTGCGGAAGCTATTAACATCGATTTAGCACGAAGACAAAAAGGGTATGGCCGCGGAAGAAGAATGCAAATTGAAAAAGATCAAGTTCAAATTTTAGGTGGAGTAAGACACGGGAAAGCGTTAGGATCACCAATCTCCCTTGTTGTTGAGAATAAAGATTGGAAGCATTGGACAAAAATTATGGGTGCGGAACCAATAACTCCAGAAGAAGAGCAGGAGGTAAAACGCCAAATAACTCGTCCTCGTCCAGGCCATGCAGATTTAATTGGTGCTATGAAATATGGACATAGAGATATGAGAAATGTATTAGAGCGTTCCTCTGCTCGTGAAACAACAGTTCGAGTGGCAGTTGGTTCGTTAGCTAAACAAATTCTAGCTGAATTAGGGATTAAAGTGGTAGGTCATGTCCTTGAGATAGGCGGAGTTAGAGCAGAGAACAAAGAATATCAAGATATTGATGATTTATTAGCCGTAACAGAAGAGTCACCAGTTAGATGTTATGACCGTGAAGCTGAAACGAAAATGATGGAAGCAATTGACAATGCTAAAGAAAATGGAGATTCTATTGGAGGAATTGTTGAAGTTGTTGTTGAGGGCTTACCTGCTGGAATAGGCAGTTATGTTCATTATGATCGCAAGCTTGATAGCAAAATTGCAGGTGCCATCGTGAGCATTAATGCATTTAAAGGTGTTGAATTTGGTATAGGGTTTGAAGCAGCTCGTAAGTTTGGAAGTCAAGTCCATGATGAGATACTGTGGAATGAGGAAGAAGGCTACACAAGAAGAACAAATAGATTAGGTGGTTTTGAAGGCGGAATGACAACTGGAATGCCTGTTGTAGTTCGAGGAGTTATGAAGCCAATTCCAACACTATATAAACCATTACAAAGTGTTGATATTGATACAAAAGAACCTTTCACAGCTAGTATTGAACGCTCTGATAGCTGTGCAGTGCCAGCAGCAAGTGTTGTTGCGGAAGCTGTTGTAGCTTGGGAGATCGCAAACGCGATTGTTGAACAGTTTGGTTTGGATCGTATGGATCTTATTAAAGAAAATGTTGAAGAAATGCGAAAATATTCGAGGGATTTCTAA